TCTATTAGAGGAATCTGACTGTGAAGTTGAATATTTCCATTGATGACAGTATGTTAGACACATTGCTTCCTCCACAGTACCTGCATCGAGCAGCTGCTTGTAGATCTCCTCGTCTATCGTCAAATCAATGTCATTGTACTTCTCACCACAGCTAGACAGGTAGCTGTCGATTGAATCGTATCTTGACTTGAAGATCcggtatttgttgtttttcaaaggcTTTGAAGGGAAAAGTAATTTTCATACATTATACTCAAAAtaaatacctaaaaaaaaatgtaataattttaCTGTGACATCTATATGATATGCTTTTGTCTTTTGCTTGAGAAAAGGTTTAAAGATGCAGCAAGTAGAAATAGATTGCATGGCTCTGGTCTCTGTTGGTATTCATCTAAGTAAACCCATACCAAGCTCCAGTAATACAGAGGCAACAGTAGCATTTCCTACAttggacaaaataacaaaaacctaatcaaatgtaaaaaaggttGACCCACACATGTATACTATAGTGTCAACAATGAAAagtgacagacagaaataatgAGGTTgaactgaacaaaaacacattcacaaaataCTGACTTGACTGAAGCGTGTCTTTTTGCACGCTAATTAATTATCGGATCTGCTTGCTCACCTTGAGCCCACGTTCCTCCTGCGTCCTGTCGTCCACCGAGGCAGATATAACTTCCCAGCGACAATCATTATCGGACACAAAGCCTCTGTAGAAGGGTGAGGCCGCACTCAACGCCATCTGGAAAGAGAGTTTCAGTTGTGTTTTATGAAGTTATGGGGAcaagaaacaaagacacacaatattgcatttctgatttatttagaTTGTAGAAAAACAAGGTGACTGagtagatatttttatttgattgagTTAATTAATTATTAGTTACATAAGATTCCTGATGAAGAAGAGGCCAGGTAAATAGTCTAAATATTTGACAGGAAGCTTCATATATCGACTCACCACTATGGGGCAGAATGTTGCCAGTTGGTCGTAAAGGTATCTTGCCTCATTAATGCTACACGCTTGGAATGTCACCTGCAAAGGCAGGAAGAAAAGGGGCTGAAGTACATTTATAAGTCACTTATTGGGATTGTAAAGTTTCACCATAGGCAACAAAGACTCGGACTCCGTTCATTCAGTACCTGCAGGCAGCAGTTGCCCATGCCAAAGCCCATGGCGTCCATGTAGATGTGATCAGGCAGAGCCGCCCTCGCTGCTTCACCATCATCCTCGGGAAACTCCTCCACAAACGGAGATGGGGTGCACTTGTCTTTGAAGACTGAAACACAAGAAGGAATAGTCATATAGAGTACATAAATATTGTTTACATGTATATTGTTGGTGATGTTTTGATGATAAAAACTACCATAACCACTTTATATAGTACTGTTCCTACCTGTTGTGTCATTCGCACTTACTTGGCACATTAATCACgactttctctcctcttctgtgACGTATGTTTCTGGTAAGGGTGctgacgcacacacagacagacacaattcTAGTCAATCTTTCATAGCTGTACACTATAGCATAACTGATTCtggattttatatatatatatataaataaataaataaataaatatttactgaCTACAGtccacagactgtaaaaaacTAGAATAATGAAGCCTACCTGAATCTTGGGTGTCTGTTGATGGCTTCGTCTGGGAAAAACAGTGACTTCGACACTCCCTTTTCAACAGGGGTCGGCCGGTGCTCTGGTTTGGTGAAACCTGGGCAACCTAACCTAAATATAAGAATCCAAACATACACGCCTATTaaaagggctgcaactaacaattattgtTCTTATTAGCGAATCATTAAAAACCTCACAGTGGAGAAGCTTAAATCAGCATTTTTGCtagaaaatgtattcatgaTCAGATTTGTTGCCAATTTCTGAAGATTGCTCAACTCATTAACTAATCGTTGCAGCTctgaaatataattaaaaatttACATTCTTGTTGTGCATTGTTTTAAGCACAAGCAAACactgttttaaagttaaaaagcaCCTCATGATCAATATTGTAAACTTATAGAATCCATctttttttgatgaataaaatattttgcaCACAATTGCAAAAGACTGCATATCAAACTATGGACACGGTCCTGGGTTCAAATGCAAAGCAAAGCACCTTGGAAACGAGGTGATGGTGCAGAGGGTTTCATTGTGGTTCAGGACCGATGAGGCCTCTCGTCGTCTcttccccatgttgccctccaCGGTGTTGAACTCTGACATGGTGCCGCCGTACGGCTGCCCTGGGGTTCCTTCAATCATGTAGCTGCCATACTCTGGTCTCCAAAGTGTGGGGTGGCTGCACAAATATGAAAAGTGTTGTCATAACTTTCTACTCAAATAGGTCAGCGACAAAGGGTGCCATTGAGAAAACGCCCCTGATCTCGGTGTCCCGATGACCTTTCTGATTGGATAAACTGAGCGCTCTCCCTTTATCGTATGTCAGCCGTAATCTTGGCACGGCAAACAAACGCGACGTATTTGTGCTCCGGAGCGTGCTCTTTGGTGTGTGCGACAGAGGGGCAGTAATGAGGAATGCACGGGCTCTACTATTCCCACTGCCACTGGTATTTCCCCTGGTTGAAGTTGGCTCCACGGATTCAGACCGACGTCATGGGCAGCTAGCAAACATAACACACAGCGAGCTTGTACAAACACATTTACGTCGCCTGCAGAgaattctgtttttaaagaagaaatgttACAACTGTTTGGACATGCAAATGGTATTTCCACAAGGAGGAGCTCAGGTTGTTATGTGCTTAGGCCAAATATCCTCACATCCCCTATACAGTACATTTCGTAGCATTTATCTGGAGCACTTTTATAAAAGGATccacttgatgttttttttaccatctcAACATTGATGCGGAAAAAAGAGACACCCAGACACTGCTGAGAAAATAGGTTCACTTTGTCttgatttcattaaaaagaCTATTTCCCTTAAATCcacaaaaaatacatctaaGCTCAAAAGGGACatcttatttttttgaaatcctTCAAAATAAACTCAAATCCTTTTATCTCTGAGATATTTCCAGATCAGAGAGGAtgttaacatgcacacaatatAAAATTCCTGCTGTTCACAATGAGGAAAAGCAAATCCAATTCCATTAGGTTTCAAGAACGTTATGCGGGCTACATGCTGTGTACAAGATAGAAACGTATGTAGGGGTAAAAATCTAAATGACGGCTATACCAAACTGATGAACCACTTATCCTTCTCTGGGACACAGAGTGCACCAACACTATCAAAAGCAAAAAGGACTTTCTGTTCTATTAGGATAAATATGTAACCTTTtaaaatagaggaaaataaCAAATGATCTTTTGTTTAAAGGTTCCATTTTTGTCTTAATAGACCAGAGACTCATTTCTACAAAATAAGAGACTTGTTGGTTCCAAACATCTTCCATTTTTGGACTAAACACTAACACGAGGAAAAACACTGCTCATCACATAAAAAACAGGTTGCTGACATTTCAAGGTGTCCTAGCTAGCTGATCAGAGTTCTGTTTACTTTGATTTTGGGTTGAGCTATGAAAATGACATGCCAGAGGGATTTGTCGTATTGTGGATGTTGCAGTGGGAGTGAGccactaaaataaaatgcagaaagCAACACAACCAGACAACATccacagaaataaagaaaaatcccTGAAAAACAATATAGATTATGCAGCAACGGAAATACTTTAGCCAAACAacccttaactgaacagctgcagtgtgtgaggttcataaaaaaaaaaatcatactagTGTATATTTGTCCGTCATCAACTGTCCCTGTGGTTTTGCAATCAAAGAGGATCAAAACAATCCAGAGAAGAGGTTGCAAAGAAAAAACCTTTGAAAGTGTGACTGATGACACCTGATGATTAAACCTCTATATCGAGTGCAGGCTTGCCTCTACATTTTGTGAAGATTTATCATATCAGGCCAAGGTTTTACTATCGCCCGTCAATAGCCCTCTGTGAGCCAAAACAAACCATTAATGTAACAACAGCACTGCCACTTGACATTTGAGGTGTGGCATTTACTTAAATGTCATTCAGATTAAGAATGTAAGTGTTGCTATAACTGAGTTTGATGATCTTCCAGACAGAAAACTTTCACTTGAACCATGCACGTCTTCAAAATACCATGCGTATTTGGTGGAAGGAAACACAGTTGAAGccataaaccaaacaaaaacaaaattatctAAGTAATTTATGGTCTTCCTCGTTTTAAAACTAAACAGTATGGAGACATCTACATGTTTTAATATGTTGTCTGTGGCGGGCCTACTTACTTGGGGTTTATCTTTTCACCCTGGTCTTGGAGAGTTTCCAGAACATCTCCGCCGTTCAGGACGAGCCTGACCTTTTCATCCTTGTCATCCAACTCCACCAACATGTACTCAAccttaaataagaaaaacaggACACATCAgtcaaacactcaaacactgCTTTACAACCACGGCTTTATTCATTGAACATATTCTTTTAACCTCTACACCAAGTTTTTAATTCAACAGCACAAAATGGACGTGTTAAAGATCAGAGTGGGACGCCCTCACATCCATTCCAATTCATCAGTTATGTTTCCTTGACTTTGACTCTGCTGCCCTGTAAGCCCCTGTCTGAAAGAGGGATTAATCTAGAACAACAGCATTCCACATTGTTCGAAATCAAAACACTTTGTTCAAGCTATGACACATTGAAGTTTTGTGGACTGGTGGCAGGCAAATACTTGTGTTACGTTCTGATTCAAAGACAAAAGCCTCTGGTTGCAGCAAAAGAGCCCACAAGCTGTATGTTAACAAATAGGACAGTACAACAGgctttgtgttaatgtttactTAACAGGGAGTGTCTTCTTGGATTAGCAGTAGTACTATAtggattgttattattattattagacagTCACTAGGAGACTGAATAATTGGTAATACTAAAAATTAACTTTTATATGCAgctgttatttttatttgataggactGCTAGGCGGGAAGGgggaaagagaaggggaaagacatggaggaaatcgtcacaggtcggattcgaaccctggacctttGCATCGAGGAATAAGTATgtgggcacctgctctacccactgaaccaCCACGAAAGCGGTTTGCTTTTAACTAGTTAATAACTATTAACAACTGTGCTGACACTAACACTCGGAAATGCAACCATTAACAACTATTACCTTTTCAAACAACTTACATGGAGATAATAAAGTTAACTGTTATAGTGGAAAATGTCATGGCAGCACCTTCTGTAAACGCAAATAACGCAATAATTTCTTACAAAGTTACACAACATTGGAAGTTGCAGATTCATTCGAATTCttctgcatttactgtaaaaacacaaaaggttttCTTTCAATAAAAGGCCATTATTGCATCATGCACAATCCTCATGACAGACAAATCTAAGGCATTAGCAGACAGCAGAAGCATTTTCCACATGTTGGATCATTTTCGGTTTCTTACCTCATCGCCCCATTTCAACACGTCTCTCTGACGTTCCTTCACCTTGTTGTAGATGTTGAGAAACTGAATGATGCCGTGCTTTCGGATGTGGTCGGCATACTTTCTGGTTTCTTCCCAGTTCAGTGGAGACCCCTGTGACAGTAAACCCATCGCACAGACAGGCTGGAAGTGTGATCTGACGGCTGGTGTCTTATATGAACTTGCAGGCcgagcgttagctagctagctagttttcCCAACTCGCACGGAGCTAGCATGAAGTCTTGGTCCAAACAAACGGCAGAGCCTGGATCCTTAAAGTGCTTTCCGAGAGGTCCGAAAGGCTGAACCAGAGTCTCTTGGTGCTGTTACGCGGCGTGCCCTGTCGGTAACCTTAGCAGGGCATCTAGAAGAAACAGGCCCCTGTTCATCACTTGATAATGTCTTGTTAGCTCGGTGAAGCACACCTGAGGGCTGATATAGCTGTTCTCCCGGAAAAAAACCCGACGAGTTGACGTTCCTTAGCTAGTTTTGGTTGGCCTGGGCTAGGTTAATGTGCAGCTCTGTGATGGGATGACAGCGAGTTGAACTCGGCTAGTTAGGTCGTTGTCTGCTTCTCTCTCAGTGGGATGTTGTACATATGTACGCCCTCCTGGTTTCACACACGTGATGTCGTCAGGCGGAGCGGACTGACGCAACAATGACTCAGCATTCTTCCCACTGACCTGTAGCAGACGGTTGCCTGTAGCAATGCTACGTTTGTGTACGATCGGGAATAGCGATTTACAGACAAGTGAGGCAGAAATCACCAGAAAATGTGGTCAGCAGTGGTTGTACCGTCTGTTTTTGGGAACATGTATGTAAAATAAGGCTAAGTCCTCATAGACACATTTGAAAATTggataataataaacaataatggACACTAAATTCTGTAAATTCCTAATCAgtgttgggggaggggggggactCACAGTTTctaaaagaacattaaaaaattaattaattaattaatgtgtcCTAAATTAAGATGTTCATAGtccatagttttttttacacctgAGCATTTCGTTCGtgctttttgttcctttttgatttgttttcttttgcaagcCCTTTtctgaaagacaaaaggaaacacAGGACAAAGCGTTATTTTTACTACAACAACCACCACAAAGCTATTTGGGTCCCCTGTATTATCATTTCCAAACCAcagtaataaaatgaatgagTCATGATTACTAGGCTACTGAAGAATGGGAAGTATCAGCTAATCCGGAGTACCTGGATGCAACATAAAAGCGCAATAGTAATAATGACACAGCACTCGAATGTATTGAGAGGGTGTGTACTGCACATTCATGGCTTAAACAAGTTATTCAGTAGTTAATGCAAGTTCATTAACCTCTGCCTCGAATGAGGATGTGGTTTAACTATCAAAAATCTTTCTGGTTTCCATTAGACTGAGTAAGAAAGTGCTATATGTTACCTTACTAATCTTTCTAAAGGTGTAGCCcacagaaagaacaaaaacacaaataaacaaatctcTCATCAGGTAAGGGTGCATTACAGATCTGCTTTATGAAAATTCCCTACATTTTACAAAAGGCTTAAAAAATAACGTTTACAGTTAGAATTGGCATGAAACCGGTGGTGAATTTGAAAGGCttcattttttggggattaATGAACTTGAAGAGACAccacaaaaatgtattgtgcaTAATGTTATGGTAATTAATGTATTCATCTGGCTCATATAACATTCTAAAAGCCCTATTTCCTCGCTCCCATAGTGTAAAGTATTTTTACTAGGGTAAATGAGCAGAAGCTCAAATCTTTGTGGTTTTACAGTTATAATGCTTAACTACAAAGAAGAGGCAGACCTAAAAGCTACAATTAGCTGTAggaatgtatttttgtaaatacttAAATATGCGTGAAGCCATATAATACACACATCTCTTGGCTAGACATAAACAGATTTCATACTCTTTGACACCACTGAggattaaagacaaaaaagtacaTACCTCATGATTTAATTGGGAAATGTAGCCCTCCAATATTAGTCTTGTGTTCCTACTGGTCCTCAATCCTGCAGTAGACGATAATTTATGGTGCttagaaaaaatatgaataagtGTCACATAAGTAGGCTTTACTACGTTTAGAAATTTTAGctatgaacaacaacaaaaaaggaaaaagattttGAATAAATGACGATGGCTCAGGGTAGCTTACACttcatctttttaatttaaaaacaaacaaacaaaaaattaaaaatacatgagcAGTCAGGGAATTCGTGACTTCCAGGAAAGCTCAGGCTGACATCGTTCCcaacttacatttttctttttacaaaatagtTTATTGCTGTCACATCTTAACCCATTCAACCCTCATCATCCCAACATTTTCCCAACAGAATCCATTTCTTTGCACTGCTAGTGTTTATGACAATCACACATCATACAACACAAACCACTGAGTACTGTATGTGAGACAGAGAAACTGCAGCCCTTCTAGGTAATGTGTTTAAATTCCAGTACCTACACCGGTAGGTAGCTGATGCTGACACTAATTCCAGCTCATTGTCTTGTTCAAGTATCTGAAAATCACAGTAGCTATACTTTTCATaattaaatgtcacaaaatccTTTAATCCTTTAACAATAAGGACTGGGttgcaaacaaacaacacattattgttaatttattttgcaCTAGGTAAAAAAGACAATACTGTTACAGATTAATCCTAATAACAGCAgtgattttgcatttttaaaccttttatttgagttttaaatattaaaaatgtataacattAAGCCTAAATTTGCTATAGAAATATAACTAATGAAATAATTCCAACTAAATTGGCCCCAAAGGTACGTTTCTGTCTAAAACTAATACAATCGGTTATTCCTATGTCCAGTTTGTCTCTATCATAAGCATTATCTGACCTTAATGATGCCAATTATACTGATGATTAAACTATAAATAGCTAAAGGCTTCCATTTCCTTCTGATGAATGCTAAAGAAAtccaacaaaaatgtgtttctatgtAAATTTGTAATCCTtgcattttatacttttttttcatctggaGAAAGTTGGGGACCATTCAAACATCATCTTAGCCCCCCAAAAAGGACTAACGGTAGAGTTTAGAAGTATGATTTATGCAATAGAAAGCTTTAGACATGTAAACTACGTTATTGTTGTCTAAACTTTTATATACTGACTGGTGCAGAAGACACTGAACTAGCTCTGGACTCTCGTGTTTTCCGCGTGGGTATGGTGACAACACAGCATGAAATGCCGACTGTAGCTTCTGGCAGTTCATCATCCTCAGTCCATTCATTGAGATCAGGGTTGAAAACCTGAATGCATTTCTTGTACTTCTTCTCGCCTTCGTTCCAGCCTCCGAGGAGATAGATCTTGTTGTTCAAAATGGAAATACCAGCCGTGCTCACCCCTGTGCGGAGAGGCGTGCAGTAGCTCCACTGCCCACTGTGAGGGTTGTAAGACTCTACGGCGAGGACGTCCACCCTCTCCCCACGACCTCCCAACTGACTGCCACCGATGACGTACGCTCTCTCTCCCACGGTGGCCGCGCAGTGCCATCCTCGAGGTGTGCTCAGGCTGCTTTTATCCTGCCAGGTGTCAGTGGAGGGGTCATAGGCACACACAGCCCTGGAATAGGTGTTGTTGATGTAACCTCCGGATACAAGGATCTTGCCATCGATGAGGGAGCTGCCGTGACAGCAGCGAGGCACCTCCATGGGAGCTTTCATCTGCCACTGGTTGGAGGAGGGCACATAGCACTCCACAGAGGCCTGAACACCATCGCCGTTTCGCCCTCCGATGGCAAACAGGAGGCCATTGAAAATGTTGAGGCTGAAGTGTGTGCGCCTCTGGATCATGTTGCTCATGTGAATCCAACTGTTGAAGCGTGGGTCGTATCTAaagagtgtgtgagagggaTTTACAGTTATGTTCCAACTCTTTACAAACTTAactgacaaattaaaaagatcAAACGGGACAATTAGTCCTTACCTGCAGAAGTTGCTAACGGCATGTTTAGCCTGGTTTCTTGCATCATTCTGATCCTCACCCCCTGCCACATACAGGAAGCCATCCAAGACTGCCACACACTGATTGAAGCTCTTTGCTGGCATTTCAGTCAACTTATTCCACACATTATCTTCATCCCTGTAAAGAACGTCTTTGCTGAGAGATTTCTCTGTCAAAGCAGGTCGACCACCAACTGTTAATATCACCTTGAGGCCACCGCGCACCTTGGTTCTGCGTGACTGGAGGATGTTTTGTTGGTATGGCAGCAGATGGTAATTCATGGCATCAACAAGGAGACGGTGGCACTCAGGGTCTTGCATCATTCTGGGCGCAGTCTGGACATGATTCACCAGGTCTTGGGCGGAGATAGTGCCGAAGCGGATGAGAGTTAGGAGATCTGCCGCATACTTCAACCTCTTCTCGTCAAAGTCCAACCACTTCATGGCAATCTGGAAGGCTGTGACCTCGGAAGGAAGATGCAGGGAATCATCTGACAGGAAATCACTGATCTGCTCATAGGTGAGCTTCAGGAACTGCTCCATCTCAGAAAACTCTATGAAGTTCTCCCGCATGAACTTCTGAGCCGCCTCCTTGGTTTCTTTGAGGTCATAGGCATCAGCGATGTTGGCCACATACATGCAGTTCTCCACGCTGAGCTCCTGCATGAGGAAATCACTGCACATCTTCACTAAGGTACCAATCTGCAGCAGTATGGCTGCAGCAATAGTGCTCCCGATGCTGTACAGCGACAGGGTCAGCTTTCCTGAGTATGCGTATGTAATGGCTGTTGCAAGGCCGACGGGTGAGAGATCGTTCAGGTCGATCTTCTGTAAGCACAAATCCTTCTTTAAGATGTTTCGAATGTACTCGCTGCAGGAGGCCATGACAACCTTGTGGACATCAAATGACTTTGACTTGGTGGAGACTGTTAGATCGCAGAGGAAACTGTCCTGCCTCATGGTGCTCAAACCCTCCAAGAGATTTGGGGCATAAGCAGAATCATTAACTTCGGTTGAAATGCAGCTGAAGCCGTTTCCTCCTTCCAACAGAGAGTTAAGTCCATTGATCTTGTTGATTGGACTGTCCTCGACCATTATGGTCATTTCATTgatgtctgttttattctttttcatcGCCTTATTCTTTTTGGGTGCCATGACTGTAGCAGAAGAACACAGCCCAGAACTtctgaaaatgtacaaaaaaacatgtcagaaaagGGCAAGATGATgcacagaaatgaaaaaatagaTACATTGTGACAAGAGCAACTTGTGACAGGTATGCTTGTAAAGAACTGTTCTAGATTCAATCTGGTCCATCAAAGTTTTAGTGATTTAGCTGGAAATAGAAGGGAGTTAGGGGAGTGCACATTCACAAGATTGGTCCCTAAAATAGCCTACAATGTTTAAACTTAATTTTGAAATGATATCATGTGCATGCTGTCTTCAGTCAGTTGCCCTTGTATCATGTCTATGTACTGTTCCTTTGCCCTGAACTAAGCAATAATGTTACTGTACACTGAACGTATTGTATCCAAAGGAAAAGGTTTCTTATTTTGTGGAGTAAGTGTAATTTATTCAGACTAGACACCTTTGAAAACATGCTTGCTACAAGCTGATGCTGGAGCGAGTGAGTGTGTCAACATGCCCCTCTTTGCATCTGTCACAATTTATCAGCATGTCCAGGAATAGCAACGCTGGACGGCTCACCCATTACGTTCCTTTTATAGACTTTGAGACATGAGCACCAGGCCTCATGTCCTCTGTCAGTTTAAGTTCAAATTAGGACAgattcattttttgtctttctctattttctttaattgttGTAAGCTTGTCCTAAATAAGTCTGCAATGAACACAATACACAAGACAATAAAAGTTTCATTAAAAGCAACTCCTCACACTATTTACCCAGAACCCAAGAAAACCTGAAGCTAACTGTCACCATGGCTATgtgtaaaaactaattttacaaAAAGGTCGAGAGCTTTTGGCAACTTATCTGCCTTTTAAATCCCAAGGAAGtgagaacaaaaacattttctgaaatgacGCTGAAGCATTAACTGCACCAAATTACCTTTTCATTAATAAAATGGCAAATCAATCAAGCACGAGAAAGCTCGACTTACCTGAGAATTGAAGCTGATGCTGGTGAAGGAGGAACTTGTGCCTCCAGTTACTGGAGCAGGAGAGAGCGAGCAGCAGTCACCCAGGCTGAAAGAGACATGGAGTTAACTCCTCCTCTAGGGGAGTGTCAATCAAAAAATTGTGCAATGCATGTGGCAGAGGAGAGGGACTATTACACCCCCTCCCCAACATATGTGTCCCACAATAGCCTCCAATCAACTGATGTCAACAAACTGTGGGGCCTCAACCTATACCCTCAATGGGATATCATATGAAGagtttcatttgcattttgtttagaaaaaaatggagaTTATATTTTAGTAAAGGAAGACACAACTTCTTAACTAAACTATGTttagattttagttttacattagtcaagtaaaacaaatggaagcaaaaatgaaaatggttaATTAATTCATTGCTAAATCTTATAGGCAATCTGAATGGAAATCAGCCAGCATCAATTtagtaaaataatgaaatagaaaatgtaaa
This portion of the Etheostoma cragini isolate CJK2018 chromosome 17, CSU_Ecrag_1.0, whole genome shotgun sequence genome encodes:
- the klhl31 gene encoding kelch-like protein 31, which translates into the protein MAPKKNKAMKKNKTDINEMTIMVEDSPINKINGLNSLLEGGNGFSCISTEVNDSAYAPNLLEGLSTMRQDSFLCDLTVSTKSKSFDVHKVVMASCSEYIRNILKKDLCLQKIDLNDLSPVGLATAITYAYSGKLTLSLYSIGSTIAAAILLQIGTLVKMCSDFLMQELSVENCMYVANIADAYDLKETKEAAQKFMRENFIEFSEMEQFLKLTYEQISDFLSDDSLHLPSEVTAFQIAMKWLDFDEKRLKYAADLLTLIRFGTISAQDLVNHVQTAPRMMQDPECHRLLVDAMNYHLLPYQQNILQSRRTKVRGGLKVILTVGGRPALTEKSLSKDVLYRDEDNVWNKLTEMPAKSFNQCVAVLDGFLYVAGGEDQNDARNQAKHAVSNFCRYDPRFNSWIHMSNMIQRRTHFSLNIFNGLLFAIGGRNGDGVQASVECYVPSSNQWQMKAPMEVPRCCHGSSLIDGKILVSGGYINNTYSRAVCAYDPSTDTWQDKSSLSTPRGWHCAATVGERAYVIGGSQLGGRGERVDVLAVESYNPHSGQWSYCTPLRTGVSTAGISILNNKIYLLGGWNEGEKKYKKCIQVFNPDLNEWTEDDELPEATVGISCCVVTIPTRKTRESRASSVSSAPVSI
- the gclc gene encoding glutamate--cysteine ligase catalytic subunit, yielding MGLLSQGSPLNWEETRKYADHIRKHGIIQFLNIYNKVKERQRDVLKWGDEVEYMLVELDDKDEKVRLVLNGGDVLETLQDQGEKINPNHPTLWRPEYGSYMIEGTPGQPYGGTMSEFNTVEGNMGKRRREASSVLNHNETLCTITSFPRLGCPGFTKPEHRPTPVEKGVSKSLFFPDEAINRHPRFSTLTRNIRHRRGEKVVINVPIFKDKCTPSPFVEEFPEDDGEAARAALPDHIYMDAMGFGMGNCCLQVTFQACSINEARYLYDQLATFCPIVMALSAASPFYRGFVSDNDCRWEVISASVDDRTQEERGLKPLKNNKYRIFKSRYDSIDSYLSSCGEKYNDIDLTIDEEIYKQLLDAGIDKLLAQHIAHLFIRDPLSVFEEKIHLDDENESDHFENLQSTNWQTMRFKPPPPNSDIGWRVEFRPMEVQLTDFENAAYVVFVVLLTRVILSYKLDFLIPLSKVDENMKVAQKRNSVQEGMFYFRKDIFKGCNPVLDGTASAENGLETDGANEEYTLMSIDTIINGKEGVFQGLIPILNCYLENMEVDVDTRCTILNYLKLIKKRASGELMTMAKWMREFVAKHPQYKQDSVLTDKINYDLFRKCDKIAKGEEQCPELIGNPVNRFK